Genomic DNA from Candidozyma auris chromosome 1, complete sequence:
tgaggaagagctTTTAGCCGCTCAAGCGGCCGCTGATGCGGCAGTTGCccaacaacaagctcaacCGCAGCCTggaggagtttttggaaaTGTTGGCCAGGGGTTGACAGGTAAGAACAGAGAAATGTTGATGCAGTATTGGCAGGAAACAATTGACTCCATCGAGAATGATGACCatgacttcaagaaccaCCAGTTGCCCTTGGCCAGAAtcaagaaggtgatgaagacggatgaagaggtgaagatgatcagTGCTGAGGCCCCTATCCTATTTGCCAAAGGGTGCGATGTCTTCATCACCGAACTAACAATGCGAGCATGGATACATGCCGAAGAGAACAAGCGCAGAACACTTCAAAAATCAGACATTGCCGCTGCATTAACCAAAAGCGACATGTTTGACTTCCTTATTGATGTGGTGCCCAGGGAAGAGGAAAAACCTAAAAAGTCATTCCTGGGCCTGTCTCGAGGTGGCAGCTACGTAGCTACTacttcgcagccacaaaTGCACcagttttcgcagccgcTGATGCATGTCTCCCAAATTCGTGGCCCAGGTAACCCACCCGTTCCTGCTCCAGTAGAAGCATCGATTGGACAGAATACACAACTGCCAGGTAACCTGGGACTGCCTCTTCAAGGCGTTCCTCACTTGCCTCAGATAAGGCTGCCCCAGAACCAGCTTCCGCCCCGTCCAATATCTGACAACGACAAGGGGGACGCCCGTGAGCTTCAACATCCGGTCCCACCGCTCGACGACATGAGAAATCCTCAAGACGAAGGAGTGAAGCAGGAGGAGAATGAGGAAGGGTCGGGATATAACTTCGAGAACTACCAATCTTACGAAACCGGTTACTAGCAGCCGATGTAAGGCGGACTGAAGACGCTTATTTGGTCGTCTAGCTGATTCAGTTCTCAAGagacaagaaaaagaatggctgcgTGAGCAGACCCTGTACAAGTAGTCCAATGTATTTTAGTTAGATCAATAGTACGTGTAAGATTTCGCTTCAGTAAGTTACCCCAAAAAAACGCTTGAGTTATCAAACTCTTTCTAGGTTGTACGAATCTAGTACAGGCGAAGTCGATACTATATCGTTTATCAACTAATTGTTGAGGGACGATTTTTGGTGGCAATTTTTCCACATTGGATTCGCAACCTTGGTGTGTTCTCACTTATATTGTCCAAATCTTGGGCTACTCCACAGCATTAATAATAGATGCAGTTTGATCTGAAACTTTTACAGACTTTCAATCTCGTATTTTACATTGATCACTTTAGCCAGAAAACGAAAACCTGGCCAAAAATCCCCACAGCAACTTTTCAATACTATATAGTTGTATGCAAGGAGATCGGATGCTGTCGGGATGTCCTCAATGGAATGGGATGTATCCATTGTGCGGCACCTTGCTCTGAATGCACTCTAGAATTATATAGGCTCCTCACGCTCCCTTTTTACGTCATGTGGTTCTATGTCAACTCCTCTCATTTAAGCAATTGAGTTATGTTCTCTATATATAGGGGTGCCCTAGCAAGACAAGCCCGCCCATCCTTAATTATTCCCAAATTACGTGTGCCAAAAATGAATTTGATGACAATTTCTCAATCCTTGGACGAAGCCTACAACAAACATTCCATCATCCCCGATGTCGTCGACAAATTCGACACTCAGGGTTTGTTAACTATTGAGTACTCGAAAGAACACCATGTCACTTTGGGCAACACATTGAAAGTGGCGGACACTCAGCATGTTCCAACCATTCAATTCACATTGAACTCACCAAACCAAGAGAAGGAATTGCAGGTTAACGAGGAGGACAAATTCACTTTGGTGTTGACCGATCCGGATGCTCCAACTAGAGGTGATAAGAAATGGTCGGAATACGCCCACTGGATTGTCACAGACTTGCCATTGAACACAAACAACGCTGAGTCTGAGGAGTCCTTGTCTACAGTGTTGGATATTAGTAAGGGTAAAGAGCTCTTGAGCTACGTTGGCCCAGCGCCACCTGAGAAGACAGGAAAGCACAGATATGTTTTCTTATTGTACAAGCAGGATCCCAAGGCCAATTTGGTCACACCACCTGACAGACCAACCTGGGGAACCAATGTGCCTGGCTCTGGAGTCAGAGACTATTTCAAAAAACACGGCGGCAACTCACAATTGTTGGccgtcaacttcttctttgctcaGAACGAAGTCCAGGAGTAGCGTGTTAGTATAATGAACGAAACACATCCTTTTGAAACCGCTTTTCAGTAGTAGTTCACCGTAATCTCGCGGAGCTGTAGTCCTTCGGACTAACAACTAAGCCCTTACCCTTGATAGCACCCCTGTAAATCGTCTCAATGATATCAATCATATCTTGTTTATTGTCTATAAGGaaattgagcttgttgttgttgccggTGCCAAAGTCACACATCATATGCTTGTTGCGATAGAAGAACATAACTGTACAAGGATCGTAGAGCTCATACATTTCGTTGAAGTCAGGAACTTGCTCAATATCACAGACATAGATAGCAGCAAAGTTCTTGACCTTCTCTGCTATCCCGTAAAGAATCTCATCCATGATCATGCACAGGCGGTCATAGTCTTTACCAAACCGGATGATCACAAGCCTTTCATCCTCTGATAAAATGGCCTGGTCAACATGCCAACCTGTTCGAAGATGCGGAATGAAAATCGAACTCATGGTTTTCCCGGGTAGTGTCCTATAGTGACACTTCGAGATGAGGAGCCTATGCGTGCGCGGAGGCACGCACCTTCACAGCTTTACTGTACAAAAAAGCTTagtttttgcaaccatttgaTACGCCCCATAGATGAACATCCAGTCAGTAAATTTACCCGACTTAGAATTCGAGACCGACCACGAGTTGACGTCGTCGGATGAGAGCGCCCATACCGAATTTCCCTCGATTTCACATACTAAGTTCAGAATTCGAGACCATATCAAGTCTTTCTTCAATCCCCAACATGCGAACAAGGAGGCTCACGAGGAAAGCTTCAAGGAATGCTTTGAAGCGAAGGCTTCAGGTACTCAACCGAGATCTCACCTTGCAGAGAGACCAAAACCCAAGTCCATATTTGGCTCGCCAACGAAGTTGTTGATCGATACTCATGACGATGCCCTTGTCTACCACCAACTCAAAGCAGAGAGCCTTGCAAGAAAGGCGCTTCCGTATGACATTTATATACTTGAGTGGGTTGCATGGACTCAAAGAATAGAGAATGGCACCAAGGAGTACTCAACGGAGGACATATCCGATTCAAAAGCCCTAGACGGCTTGACTGAGTCAATCTCGAACGAGGACCTTTCATGGAGGAAGCTTCATATTTTGAGAAAAGAGATCACGCCAACAACCAAAGAAGACTACCTGAACATAACGGTCTTCATGAAAGTTGACAGGGAGAAAGCAGTGGTTAGCTTTCATAAGGTATGCAAAAGCGTCCTCTTGGATGACCTTTCAAAACCACTAGGGATCACCAGTACGTTGTCATACATCGAGTTTTGCTTTTTATACTAACACCGCAGTTCCTATAGTAGGCATCACCCTTGGAAAAGCAACCACTGAGTACTTAATTATAATCTTGTGGCTTGGAAATGATGGCGAAAGGGAGGAAGTTAAGGCTACCTACGACTTGCTTAGATGTCTAATCAACTCGATCGACGATGAATATGATGAGGTGATAAAATCATCAGTCTTGGTGAGACTTGGGGATtttgaagtcgttgaaaTGTTTTCTGGATCATGAGTATGTTGAATCGAATGcagctttcttttgatggtCTGAATCTGGGGTAATCGATATTTGATCACGTGCGCCTGTATGTATTTGCATTTTTTCAGCCCTCCATAGTCAGCTTTTCGAAGTAGACATCGGCAGTTCTCTCATAAGATGTCTGAAATCGAGCTTGGAATCACCGCTGATATGCACGTCCATCTTCGTGATGGAAGGATGATGGATCTCATCACTCCCACAGTCAGAGATGGTGGAGTATCGATCGCTTATGTCATGCCAAACCTAGTCCCC
This window encodes:
- the HAP5 gene encoding Hap5p → MEYNNTYLDDQELTHLNQQQGHNGVGEHHYNEQSIPTASERAPPQSTTHPVVDEEELLAAQAAADAAVAQQQAQPQPGGVFGNVGQGLTGKNREMLMQYWQETIDSIENDDHDFKNHQLPLARIKKVMKTDEEVKMISAEAPILFAKGCDVFITELTMRAWIHAEENKRRTLQKSDIAAALTKSDMFDFLIDVVPREEEKPKKSFSGSSRGGSYVATTSQPQMHQFSQPSMHVSQIRGPGNPPVPAPVEASIGQNTQSPGNSGSPLQGVPHLPQIRSPQNQLPPRPISDNDKGDARELQHPVPPLDDMRNPQDEGVKQEENEEGSGYNFENYQSYETGY
- the TFS1 gene encoding Tfs1p — encoded protein: MNLMTISQSLDEAYNKHSIIPDVVDKFDTQGLLTIEYSKEHHVTLGNTLKVADTQHVPTIQFTLNSPNQEKELQVNEEDKFTLVLTDPDAPTRGDKKWSEYAHWIVTDLPLNTNNAESEESLSTVLDISKGKELLSYVGPAPPEKTGKHRYVFLLYKQDPKANLVTPPDRPTWGTNVPGSGVRDYFKKHGGNSQLLAVNFFFAQNEVQE
- a CDS encoding U4/U6-U5 snRNP complex subunit DIB1, whose translation is MSSIFIPHLRTGWHVDQAILSEDERLVIIRFGKDYDRSCMIMDEILYGIAEKVKNFAAIYVCDIEQVPDFNEMYELYDPCTVMFFYRNKHMMCDFGTGNNNKLNFLIDNKQDMIDIIETIYRGAIKGKGLVVSPKDYSSARLR